GAGGCGGGGCTAGCTGAGGCCACGCCCCCAGGAGCCATTGCAGTTCATTAAGGGGGTGGGGTGTTAGCAAAGCCACACCCCCAAGAGCCAATCCAATTGGTTGGTGAGAAAGGGGTGGGGCTGAAACAAGCCACGCCCACACACTGAATCCAATAGGTCGTTGAGGAAAAGGGGTGTGGCCAACATAAGCCACTCCCCCATGACCCAATGCTACACCAGAGGGGGCATGGCTGAAGGAACCCACACCCATGTGAGCCAATCCAATTGGTTGGTAAGAAAGAGGCGGAGCCAATAGAGGCCACGTCCCAACAGGCCTAGATAGTGGAAGGGGCGTGGCTAATGAAATAAACCACGCCCCCCAACGACACTCAATTGGCATCGCTAAGTGGGTCAGGATCAAACCACACCCTCATTAACCACCAGAGTCATTTGCAGACGGCAAGGGGCGGGGCCAAAGGCGAGCCTCACCCCCAAAGATTAAAGGGTGAGGGGGTGTCAAACTCAGCCCCATCCCTTCAGTACGCCCAGGCCTTGGCTGAATTCATCCGGAGCCAAAGCATCCGTGAGCTGAAGGTGTGGACGAGCCACATGAAGCGCACCATTGAGACGGCCGAGGCGCTCGGCGTGCCTTACGAGCAGTGGAAGGCACTGAATGAGATCGATGCAGTGAGTGTCTGctgagaggaggaagggggaagggggggggggggggggggggtctccaAAACAGCCCCCTAACACTCCTCCCCACGGCAGGGAGTCTGCGAGGAGATGACCTATGAGGAGATCCAGGAGCGCTACCCCGAGGAGTTCGCCCTGCGTGACCAGGACAAGTACCGCTACCGCTACCCCAAGGGGGAGGTGataacgggggggggggggacacggggacaaGGAGGGGGGGTGGTGGTTGGGGGACGccctcccacagccccctctctcccctcccccccccccctcccccccctccagtCCTACGAGGACCTGGTGCAGCGTTTGGAGCCCGTCATCATGGAGCTGGAGCGGCAGGAGAACGTCTTGGTTATCTGTCACCAGGCTGTCATGCGCTGCCTGCTGGCTTATTTCCTGGACAAgagctctggtgaggcctcGGGGACAATCTAGGGACAAAGGCACCCTTAAttccacccctcccccccattcATTTTATTATCTGCCCCCCCACACTCCACCCCAGAGGAGCTGCCCTACCTCAGGTGCCCCCTGCATACGGTGCTCAAGCTGACCCCTGTGGCTTACGGTGAGTGGGGACACAACAGATATCAcctgggggggggcggggggagaaCGGATATCACCCCATGTGTGTGCCCGTCCCCCCCCCATCCAAAGGGATGGCCCCAGTTGCATCACGGTCCCTTTTGTCCCCTCCACTCCTTCGATGGGGAAATCAGGGTGCGAAGTGGAGTCCATCTTCCTCAACGTGGAGGCGGTGAACACCCATCGCGAGCGGCCCCAGGTGAGGGGGGGGcatattttgggggggggggaggggttgagAAGAAGGGGACCCTGAGTGCCTGTTAGCACAGTGAAGGGAACACAGCATTTgtggacccccccccctcccccccccccccatgctgTGGGGATGAACGTtttgggggaagggggagaaaatgatcACATTTTGTACTGCAGAACGTTGACATCAGCCGCCCCCCGGCCGAAGCTTTGGTCACCGTTCCTGAGCACTACtgagcccccctccccccccccggaTAATTAAAGCTTGCCTTAATGAAGAGCCTGgtgtgtgctggggagctgaGCACTCCCCAGGAAAGACAaattttatttaagaagaaaggGTTCACGTGTTGGCCTTGGCCTCGTTGTATTGGCTGATCCAGAAGCTGGGCTCCTTCTTCTGCATCTGGGggggcaaaaaaaaaggggagggggtcacatcctgccctgcttcccccccccccccatccaaaAAGTTGAAAGAGATCTCCTCCCATATACCCCCACCTTTGCCACAAAGCTCAGGATGTCCTTCTTGGAAGTCTCCTTGGCAGCCCTCGGCCCCCACTGGAAGTTGAACTCGGGGGGGTCCGTCAGGGGGATGGGGGTGATCTCCAGGTACCTGCAGGGAGCAATGGAGTGAACCCCACATTTTGGTGGCAGTAAGATGAGGGCGGGTGGGAGGGGGGGTCCTAAGAGGTGTCCCATCGTACCCCCAGTCCTGTGATAACACCTTAAAGCCACTGGAGGTGGGGGGACAACAGTGGTTGCTCTGCGGTGCGGTATAAACAGCCGGGCTGACACTCGTGCCgtggctgctctgtgcacaccggggtttccccctttccccctcccccccaaaaataccTCTCCCCCCTCAAATACCATCCCCACCCCCTTCTTTGCACTCACTTCTGCCTCACAAACTCCTCCATCACCAGCTTCTTGACGTCTCCAAACACCTCGTGCTTCTCCCTGCGGGCACACCATGGGGTTAATGAGGGCTGGAAGCACCCAGCTCTGTTCCCCCCaatgtttttcccctcttccccccccaaaaaaaaccaaaatcctACCCTGGGTGCACCCGGAGCCGGCGCAGGAACTCCCATACGGCACCTAGGGAAGAAAAGGGTTaggaggtggagggggggggaaaaacaGGGACATAAGGAGAAATTGGGGTCTGGGATAACAAGAGGGGGGGGCTCACTGTCTTTGGCTGAGTTGCCCTTCATGAAGATGAAGCTGAGGATGACGATGAGGAGGCCCAGCTTGGCTGTCTGTATATCCCTGTGGCAGAAAAAGCATCAGAGACCCAAAAAGGGGactgtgggggggggaggaggggggggggaaggggccTCTCAATGTTCCCCCCGCCCTAGAAACATCCACCAGCCTCCTCACTGTTTCAGGTTCTCCCCCTCGACACGGGGCAGGGTGCTGGTGAGGATGTAGATGTGGTGCTTGGTGTCAATCTCCACCATCTGCAACCCGAACACCTGGCAGGGGAGGGGGACACGAGGGTTAATTCAGCAcaaggtggggggggagggggggaagaggaACTGATCCTCACCCCTTTGAGCCCCCCCCCATACCTGCTGCAGGGTCCTGCCTGCCCGGTTGACAATCTCTGAGTAAACATCTTTGTATTCACGGATGACTTTTTTCAGGATGTCTGCAAGAAACAGAGAGGGGGGGGCAACCCTATAAGGTTGTGAATGGAGGGAGGCCATCCCATAATGAAATCCAGGAAAGAGAGGGCAACGCCATCAGGTTCTGCAGGGGGCGGGAGACATCCCATCATGCTTGCAGAGGGTGTGGATGGCTCCGTAAGGATTGAGGAGGGGAACAACCCCAAAAGACTTCAGGAAAAGGCCTCTGGGAAGATAAATAAGGATCATTTCAACTCACCTACTCTTTTAATAGGGATTTTCTTCTGGTCTTTCACAAGCAAGAACTGCACCAGCTCGGTCACCTGTAGGAAAgcaaaaaagggaagaaagatagagaaaaagaagggggaaaagtccaaaaagagaaaagaaattcaacagGCAAGGGGAAAATGAAGCTGTGTCCTCAGAGGAAGGGGGCACACCCCCTCTCCAaacctctcccctccccttccgcctcccagccccccaataagacccttcctcccccccacctTCCTATTGATCTCCTCCTGGGAGCGGCTCTCCAGGTTCCTCTGCACTTGGCTGGGGCTCTGCGTGGGGACCACGCTGAAATCCTCATCGTCGCCctgcagagggagcagggaaGGTGATGACACACGGGATGGGGGGCAGCgacccaacccccccccccttacccCCCACATCAGAACCGGGCCCACCGTACCTGGGTGAGGCCGGAGCCTCTGCTGCGCTTCCTCTGAGACATCCCTACggagaaggcagggccagcccagctCAAGTCGCCATCAGCCGATCCCCGTCCTCTCCCTCAGCCCCCAATCCCCGTACAGTGCCTCCAACAGCCGTTAAAACGGCCCCAAATCTCCGCGGCCGGCAGACGCCGCCCCGCCATTACCCACCTCCCTCAGGCCGCTCCTCTCAGCGCGCATGCGTCAGAGCAGCACCGCCCCCTGATTGGCCCGTCCCCTCGTAGTCCCGCCTCCTCCATCCGACCACGCCCCCCACGGGGCACCTGCTCGGGTTGTGATTGGTCGAGATGGCCCCGTGGCCACGCCCCTCCTCCGCGTGCCGGCCGCGCGGCCTCGCGCCTGTGGCCCGTTGAAAAAGAGCGGGAAAAGCTCCCGCCCAAAATTACTTCAGGGAACAAAATGGCGGCTGGGAGCCgccctgcagagaaagaaagaataaatacgCTCAGCCTCAAGAAAGCAGGCAGCGAAGTTCAAACAATCGGTCAGAaatgtagaaagaaagaaagagaaaaaaaaaaagaaaaaaaaagcgtgAAGTAAAGCATTTCTGTCTTAGGTGAGTTAAGTGTGTGGTGATGGGGGCTAATAGAAGTGAGTGGTTGTTTGCTGcttgtaaaatacattaaaattgTGTGTTAGGAGAGGGTAAAGATGAGGCTTAAAGTAAAACATAAGCACGGCTGTTGGGATAAAGATGAGATTTAAGTGGGATGGCAGCAATTCCCTCCTAAAGGCGGGAATTTTGGGGGCCTTCATCCAAACCCCATTTGGAGATAACAGTTTGTGTGGGAAAAAAGGTATAAAAAAAACACTTAGAAAGCTTAAATAGGGTGTGAACGCAAACCTTTTGCTGCATAATATAGTATTAAAGTACTCCGAGGCTCTCTGTATTACAAAGTGCCCTCGGTGCCAGGCTGAGGTGTCCTATTGTGGGAACTGTATTTATTCCCATTCAGGGATCTCTTAAGGACAAAACTACCCCTTTTTGCCTATATTTTTTACCCCAAAttcaccccctccccccccatcagcccacattcccccccccccccccccccatctcttCTTTGCAGTCTCTTCAGCGAACGCCTTAAGCtcttatggaaataaatacatggaaaaggaggggaaagaaggaggaaaaataaataagaaaacagtcCCAGGTTCTTCTGGgcgttttgtttttatttctttttttttttttttttaaactgcagcCTGCGGACAAACCCGGTTTGTTTCTGTGAATGCAGCATTTGTGGGACGGAGGAaaatgggattaaaaaaaaaaacaggaggaaagtaaatagagaggaaggagagctgtTCTGGGGGTGGGTGAGGAGCGAAGGCGGTGGAGGAGGAGACAtggaggagctgggctgcacCTGGGCTTGGTATGCTGTGCTGCCTTTactgctgcctgccccaggTCTGTCCCTCAGCCCGGAGGTGAGCACAGGTTGCTAATGAGTTAACGATGGGGGACGACGGGCTGAGCTGTGGGAGGGGTTGTGTTGATGCTGGCCTCGTTCACAGCTGCCAGCGAGGAGCTTTGGTGTGAGAGCAGCCATCGTTTCCCGCTATGCTTCCACCTGCGTGTGCAGCGCTGTGCACAACCCCCATGCTGTGGCACGCCATGCTGCCTTTGAGCTGGACCTGCCGCCTGCTGCCTTCATCACCAACTTCACCGTGTAAggagggggtgaggggggggctGCGTGTCAACATGGCTGCTGCGTCACCTTGCTGGGTGACGAGAGGCAGCCGTGTGCAGCTTCAGTTGTTGTTCTCCACCAGGATTGTTGGTGGCAAAGCCCACCAGGCTGAGGTGATGGAGAAGCGCCGGGCTCGGGAGCTGTACGAAGCAGCCCGCCAGCAGGGCAGGACGGCTGCCCACGTTGGCACCAAGTGAGCGCCGGGAAGGGAGGCCACGTCAGTGCACGAGGACGGCTGTAACGCTTCCCTCCTGCCgcacagagagaaggaaaccCAACGCTTCCACGTGACGGCCTCAGTGGCAGCCGGCGGGGACGCCTCCTTTGAGCTGTGCTACGAGGAGCTGCTGCGGCGTCGCCTGGGCACGTACCGCTACACCGTGCACCTCCACCCCCAGCGGGTCGTACCCGAGCTCCGCGTGGAGCTGAGCATCACCGAACGCGCCGGCATTGCTGAGCTCCGCGTTCTGCCTCTGCCCGGAGGTACGGCTGTGCTGACAGCGGCCCCTTCCACCCCGTTGACAGCACCCTGATGCCACCTCCTCCAACCACGCAGGGCGGTTGACGCCGTCCGTCCGGGTGGAGAAAGGCACGCACTGCGCCCACGTTGCCTTCACGCCCACCCCCCAGGACCGGGCAGCACTGGGTGGTTTTGTGCTGGAGTACGACGTGGCGCGGCCTGACGCTGCGGGGGACGTGGAGGTGTGCTGAGGGTGGGTGGGGGGCACCGTGGGTGGGGTGTGAGCCCATCCTTCAGCTCGCCCCTGTTTGTCCTCCAGCTGTACGACGGATACTTCGTCCACTTCTTCGCACCCACCGGGCTGTCCCCCATCCCGAAGGACATTGTCTTCGTAATCGACGTCAGCGGCTCCATGTCGGGCACCAAGATGAAGCAGGTAGAGCTCGGGCACCCCACGGACCCCACTTCTTGCTGCGTCCCCCGCTTTTACTCTGCCCGTATCCGCAGACCAAGGCAGCCATGCGCTCCATCCTGCGTGACCTGCGACCCCGCGACCGCTTCAACATCGTTGCCTTCTCCGAGGCCGCCTGCGTGTGGCAGGAGGGTGGCTCCATCCCGGCCTCTGCGTCCTCCATCCGCAGTGCCACGCGGTACATTGACGCCCTGCAGGCAGACGGCTGTGAGTACCTCCATACACAGCACCGCACAGACGTTGTAGGGACTGTATGTGCAGTGTCGCCGCATGGCTGCGAGTACTGCTGGATGCGCAGCGCATCACTCGCTCACACACGGTTGTACCGCGTTGCCCTCTTCTGGCTGCGTGATCACACGCCTTCACCTCCTGCCCCCGCTGTTCCTGCAGGGACCGACATCAACCACGCCCTGCaggtggctgctgctctccttcagcATCCGGCCGAGGAGCCCCGCgttgctctgctgctcctcctgacGGACGGCGAGCCCACCGCGGGGGTGACCGACGGCCCCCGCATCGTCTCCAACGCCCGCCGTGCCCTCTCCCATTCAGCTGCTCTCCTTTTCGGCCTGGCTTTCGGGGCCGATGCCGACTTTGCCCTCCTGCGCCGTCTCGCCGCCGCCAGCGGGGGAACAGCACGGCATATCCCCGAGGACGCAGATGCTGCCTTCCGTCTCACCGACGTTTTCCAGGAGATCGACAGCCCGCTCCTGCAGGACGTGGAGCTCACCTACCCCGGCACGGCCGCGCAGCTCATCGCCCCAAAGCTGTTCCCCGGTTATTTCCAAGGCTCTGAGCTGGTGGTGGCCGGCAGGCTGGAACCGGGCACGGAGCTGCTCCGGATTCGAGCATCCGGGCGGGGCGACGAGGGCGAGCTCCACGCCCACACCGAAGTGGTGGCCAACGTCACCGAGCTGCCACCCGGCTGTCCCCGCCTCCCCGCCGAGCTGCTCGGTGCCTTCGTCTGCCGGCTGTGGGCTTTTGTCACCATCCAGGAGCTGCTGCGGGCTCAGCTGGGTGCCAACAGCACGGCCGCACGCCGCCGACTCGCTGCCGAGGCCACCGAGCTGTCCCTCCGCTATCACTTTGTCACCCCCTTCACCTCCCTCGTGGTGGTGACAGCGGATGACGGAGGACTGTCGTCCCCTCCCAGCATCGCCACCAACGGCCCCACGGCGACACCGGACGTCACGGGGACACCGGACGGAGCTGTCACCGCTGCTGTTACGGTGCTGGGAGAACTCGGGGACCACGCGGTGACGGGGAACGCGGTGCCACCCACCGTGCAGCAGCGGCCCCCACCTCAGCTCCAAGTGCCCCCGGTGCCGTGGGGGGGTCCCAGCCTGCCCCGCGGCCCCGGGAATGCGGTGCTGCTGCAGACAGATGAGGCTGAGCTGTTGGCGCCCGGGGTGGGGAGTGAGGAATTCGTGGAGTCCCTTAACCCCCCCGTCTATGTCATCCTCACACCCACAGGTgggctctgtccctccccccccccccctctcccccatAGAACCCTAAATTCTCTCTTTTTGCGGCCTTAAACCCCCCTTCTCACTTCTATCTCATCCTCCCAGGGCTCCCTGATGATGAAGATGCCACAGGtaacagcccccccccccccccccccccccccccccagccctaaGATCTGGGATTGGGGCACACCATAACTGCCCTTCCAATTACCCATTTCTCTTCCAGATCTTACCCGTGATGTTGATGTGGGTGAGTTGAGGGACACTGTATAAATGGGAGGGGGGCACAGAGATACCCCAAGACCCCCAGGATTGGGTGGGAGGGGGCACAGCACCCATAGCAGGgtctgcagccccccccccccccgccatcCATCTCCCCTTTTTTCTCTAGCTTCCTCGAGCCCCACGTTCTTCACCTTTTCTGCCTCAGGTAAGGGGACAGAGGGTAAGGGGGCAGTACCAAAGGGGTTAGGAGGTCCCAGGTGACCCCTCCGACCCCCCCCCACAGTGGATGGGGACCCCCACTTTGTGGCCCGAGTTCAGGGCACGCCGTACCCCCTCTGCTTCACCCTCGATGGCCGCCCTGGGGacaccctgcagctgctgaccGACCCATCGCTTGGTGAGGACACCCATTTGACCCCTACGAACCTGTGGGGAATCCCCCAACGCCCCCTAAATGGAGGAGGGGTCACCCCATTTTCCCCCTCCCGACCTATTTTATAGGGCTGAGGGTCCATGGGCACCTGCTGAGCGCCCCATCCTGGCCGAGCGCCCCGTCGCGTCCCCGCACCTTTGTCAGTGCTGTCACCATTTTGGGGCACACCGTCGTCATCACCGTCACCCTCCACGGGGTCCGTGTGAGCGGGGAGGGTCCCCCCATTTCCCTGCCCTTCTCCCGTCCCACCCAACTCCACCTCCCCCCCGTGACGCTGCTTTTGGGGCCGGGGGGCCGCCTGCACCTCCAATGGGGTCCTCGCTTGGAACTCGTGGTGTTGCGTCACCGCTACAGCCGACCCGGAGCCCTACAGCGCGACCACCTCGGCTTCTACATCACCAATGGCAGCCGGTTGTCGCCGGGGGCCGGAGGGCTGTTGGGTGAGTGCTGTCCTCACCCTCACGGGGGGTGGCTTTGGCACCTGCACAGTGGGCTGGGTGACACGTGTCCCCTTTTCCTTAGGCCGCCTGCGGGGCATCCAGCTGTCCCCGCTGGGGACACCAGGAACGGCGCGGCTGTCCCGGGGTGAGGTAACAGTGATGGCCACGCTGGTGACAAAGGAGCTGCAGGTGGCACAGGGAACAGCCCAGCCTGGCCGCTGCTGGTTGATCCCACGTTCCGAAGTGTccgtgctgctgggggggccCTATGGGGATTTCCTGTCCCCCTCTTCATTGCTGGCCTGAGACCGTTCCCGCTCTCCCCACACATGTGGGACTATGGGGTGGGGGATTCCATGTCCCAGGTCTGGAGGTGGCCATAAGGGGacactgcagccactgctggaCCCCCATGGGGGATACCCCATGGCCACCAGCGTCCCCATGAACTCTGGGGTGACCCCAATGCCACCACCAACGCTATGGCCACGTGACACGGGATGTCACGGCTGCCACCAACCCCGTGGAGTTGGGGAGGCCACCGTTGTCCCCAAGAACTCCAagagaccccacagccaccGCCAACCCCATAGATAGGGGGACCCCAAAGCCATTACCAACTTCTGGAGTGCTGAAACAAGCTGACCTgcccccccaaaccccttcAGGAAACGGGGGACCACTCTGTAACCCTCCCCTAAATAGCCATGAGACCCCACCCCACATCTCCAGACCGCCTCAACGCCCCGACTCCGCGTATATTTTTATTGccaaagctgcttttttaaccatttcatacaaaaataataaacctCCGTCCTCAGAACTGCATGGCTGCCATCAGTGTGTCTGAGAGCTTGGTGGCGATTTTTTCTAccggggaaagggggggggggggggggggggaaaaatggtCACAATTGGGGCTGTTTGTGGTGGGtggatggggaaggggggggagaaaatgaggaaaagggGTCAACTCCCCAAAACGATGGATTATTTTTCTGCTCACCTGCTCTTTTTTGCAGCTTTTTCCTCCGTTTCCCAGCGGCCGCCAAcccctggccctgcagcagtgggggGAGTGCAGCCACCTCCTCCAGACGTGGGGCACGGGGTGGGGGGTCTTCCTCTTCCCCGCCTCCCCCGCCTTCGTCCGTGCCTTCAGCTCCACCGTCACCGCACCGAGCTGGAGAGGGGACCCCATAAAAACAACCTCCGAAccctaaaaaccccaaattcaccccaattctttttttttttatctccataCCTTCAGGTCGTCCCCTTCGTCCTCCTGCTCGTGGCTGTCCTCCAtggtctcctcctcctcctcctcggggATACATGGGGACATCTCAATTCCTGTCACCACCTCCGGAACAGCTGCAACGGGACCAGGTCAGCATAGTGGAGATGAATGGGGGCCCAATTTTGGGgggtaaaaaaacaaaacaaccccaaatTCTCAcctgccagtgcctcagcatCGCCCCTCTCTAAGGCCTCAAGGTCAAGCTCCGGCCCCATTGATTGTAGGATCTGTGCCTCCAGCTGCACCCCAACCTCGTCGCGTTTGGGGGGGTGCGTGTAGTAAGAGATCTTCCCgctgtgggattttggggtgaattaTGGGGTTTTAGTGTTCAGAGCCCCCCTCCGTATGTTGTCACGCTGCTCACCTGGTCCAATCGTGCAGCAAAGCCACGGCGGCGGCGTGGGGGTCCGGGAGCCCCCCCGGACGGAGGCGGCCCTGCCGGCGGGCCAGGTGGGACAGGAACTGCCGGGGGTCAGGGCAGGGGGGCACCCCATAGAGCTGGCttagctggggggggggaaggggatggacCACGGTCACCCCATTGCCACAGTGATGGGGATCTCCCCGTCCCCATAGCAATGGAGCTGAGCCCCACAGATACCATCAAACTCCACAGCAATGGGGTGGAGATCCTCCCCAAACATTTCTAAGCCCTTCTGCTACTCCCACGGCCCCCAGAAGTGGGACTGAACCCCACACCCCGACCCCAAACATCCCCAAACCATACAGAAATAGACCTGAAGCCCCCCCGTGACACGCCTAAGCCCCACAGCAGAGTAGCTGAGAACCCCCACACACCTCCAAACCCCACAGCAACGGCACTGAGACCCCCTCAAACATCCCAAGCCCTCCCTGAGGCCCCCAACCAGCAATAGGGCTGAGCCCCCCCCAAGTCTCATAGCAATGGGGCTGAACCCACCTGCTCGGGGGGGCAGCGCCGCAGGATGGCAGCAGCGGGGGTCAGGGGGTCCCGAAGGCGCTGTGGGGCCAAAGCCCCCCGGAGTGGGGCAGCGGCGGTGGGGGCTCCTGTCTCCATGACAACACCAGGGCAATCCAACAGCTGGATGTGGCGATCCAGCTGCACTGTCTGCAGGCACCTGGAAGGGGGAGAAAGGCTTATATtgaccacccccccccccccccatcccccccccaaacGTGGGGGAgagctggagggggggggggggcttgtgtcccccccctccctgaGGGAGACAGACCATTACCTGGTGACCCCTGGCACTGCACCAACCACACACACCCGGCTCCGCTTGAGGCTGTTGATGAGGCTACTCTTACCCACATTGGGGTACCCTGGGGGGCAAGGGGAGGGTCAAGGAGGGGGGTAATTAGGGGCCAAGGGGGCAATTAGGGGCTGAGGGGGCAATTAGGGGTCAAAGGAGCAAATGGGGAGGTCAAAGAGATAGGGAAGCGGGAGTCGGTGTGGAATTAGGGGTCAAAGGAGTGGCGAATGGGGGACTGGGGGAAGCTGGGGGTCAAAGGGGTGGGAAAtcaggggggaaatgggggtcaGAGGGATCCCCAAACGCCTGGGGGGGGTCCTAAAGCCCCGCTCACCCACGACGCCCACAGTGATGGCCGTCTTCACCTCCTGTGAGCGGCTGTAGTTGGCCAACACCCGCAGCAGGCAGTCCGCCCCAACACAGCCACTGCCAGCCAACACCTCCTCTGGGGCTGCTGTCACCGGCACCCGGCTCTGCTTCTGCGTGGGGACAAGGGGACACCGGGTGACAAGGGGACACCGGGTGACACGGGACCCCCCCACTCCACCCCCCTGACGGCGCCCCCCCTCACCAGGTTGCGGCTCTGCTGCTGCGTGGACGCCTTGAAGGCCACGGTGGGGAACTCAGCACGGAGATACTTCAGCCACGCGGCCACCACGTCCCGCGGCACCAGGTCTGGAGGGGGACACACAGGGATGACACAATGTCACCGTGCCACATGGGGGTCTgtatgcccccccccccctgccccacatagcgcccccctccccccccccataccaATCTTATTGAGGACGAGCACCA
The Gallus gallus isolate bGalGal1 unplaced genomic scaffold, bGalGal1.mat.broiler.GRCg7b scaffold_67, whole genome shotgun sequence genome window above contains:
- the ITIH6 gene encoding inter-alpha-trypsin inhibitor heavy chain H6 isoform X3, whose translation is MEELGCTWAWYAVLPLLLPAPGLSLSPELPARSFGVRAAIVSRYASTCVCSAVHNPHAVARHAAFELDLPPAAFITNFTVIVGGKAHQAEVMEKRRARELYEAARQQGRTAAHVGTKEKETQRFHVTASVAAGGDASFELCYEELLRRRLGTYRYTVHLHPQRVVPELRVELSITERAGIAELRVLPLPGGRLTPSVRVEKGTHCAHVAFTPTPQDRAALGGFVLEYDVARPDAAGDVELYDGYFVHFFAPTGLSPIPKDIVFVIDVSGSMSGTKMKQTKAAMRSILRDLRPRDRFNIVAFSEAACVWQEGGSIPASASSIRSATRYIDALQADGWTDINHALQVAAALLQHPAEEPRVALLLLLTDGEPTAGVTDGPRIVSNARRALSHSAALLFGLAFGADADFALLRRLAAASGGTARHIPEDADAAFRLTDVFQEIDSPLLQDVELTYPGTAAQLIAPKLFPGYFQGSELVVAGRLEPGTELLRIRASGRGDEGELHAHTEVVANVTELPPGCPRLPAELLGAFVCRLWAFVTIQELLRAQLGANSTAARRRLAAEATELSLRYHFVTPFTSLVVVTADDGGLSSPPSIATNGPTATPDVTGTPDGAVTAAVTVLGELGDHAVTGNAVPPTVQQRPPPQLQVPPVPWGGPSLPRGPGNAVLLQTDEAELLAPGVGSEEFVESLNPPVYVILTPTGLPDDEDATDLTRDVDVASSSPTFFTFSASVDGDPHFVARVQGTPYPLCFTLDGRPGDTLQLLTDPSLGLRVHGHLLSAPSWPSAPSRPRTFVSAVTILGHTVVITVTLHGVRVSGEGPPISLPFSRPTQLHLPPVTLLLGPGGRLHLQWGPRLELVVLRHRYSRPGALQRDHLGFYITNGSRLSPGAGGLLGRLRGIQLSPLGTPGTARLSRGEVTVMATLVTKELQVAQGTAQPGRCWLIPRSEVSVLLGGPYGDFLSPSSLLA
- the ITIH6 gene encoding inter-alpha-trypsin inhibitor heavy chain H6 isoform X1; translation: MEELGCTWAWYAVLPLLLPAPGLSLSPELPARSFGVRAAIVSRYASTCVCSAVHNPHAVARHAAFELDLPPAAFITNFTVIVGGKAHQAEVMEKRRARELYEAARQQGRTAAHVGTKEKETQRFHVTASVAAGGDASFELCYEELLRRRLGTYRYTVHLHPQRVVPELRVELSITERAGIAELRVLPLPGGRLTPSVRVEKGTHCAHVAFTPTPQDRAALGGFVLEYDVARPDAAGDVELYDGYFVHFFAPTGLSPIPKDIVFVIDVSGSMSGTKMKQTKAAMRSILRDLRPRDRFNIVAFSEAACVWQEGGSIPASASSIRSATRYIDALQADGCEYLHTQHRTDVVGTVCAVSPHGCEYCWMRSASLAHTRLYRVALFWLRDHTPSPPAPAVPAGTDINHALQVAAALLQHPAEEPRVALLLLLTDGEPTAGVTDGPRIVSNARRALSHSAALLFGLAFGADADFALLRRLAAASGGTARHIPEDADAAFRLTDVFQEIDSPLLQDVELTYPGTAAQLIAPKLFPGYFQGSELVVAGRLEPGTELLRIRASGRGDEGELHAHTEVVANVTELPPGCPRLPAELLGAFVCRLWAFVTIQELLRAQLGANSTAARRRLAAEATELSLRYHFVTPFTSLVVVTADDGGLSSPPSIATNGPTATPDVTGTPDGAVTAAVTVLGELGDHAVTGNAVPPTVQQRPPPQLQVPPVPWGGPSLPRGPGNAVLLQTDEAELLAPGVGSEEFVESLNPPVYVILTPTGLPDDEDATDLTRDVDVASSSPTFFTFSASVDGDPHFVARVQGTPYPLCFTLDGRPGDTLQLLTDPSLGLRVHGHLLSAPSWPSAPSRPRTFVSAVTILGHTVVITVTLHGVRVSGEGPPISLPFSRPTQLHLPPVTLLLGPGGRLHLQWGPRLELVVLRHRYSRPGALQRDHLGFYITNGSRLSPGAGGLLGRLRGIQLSPLGTPGTARLSRGEVTVMATLVTKELQVAQGTAQPGRCWLIPRSEVSVLLGGPYGDFLSPSSLLA
- the ITIH6 gene encoding inter-alpha-trypsin inhibitor heavy chain H6 isoform X2, encoding MLPPACAALCTTPMLWHAMLPLSWTCRLLPSSPTSPCKEGVRGGLRVNMAAASPCWVTRGSRVQLQLLFSTRIVGGKAHQAEVMEKRRARELYEAARQQGRTAAHVGTKEKETQRFHVTASVAAGGDASFELCYEELLRRRLGTYRYTVHLHPQRVVPELRVELSITERAGIAELRVLPLPGGRLTPSVRVEKGTHCAHVAFTPTPQDRAALGGFVLEYDVARPDAAGDVELYDGYFVHFFAPTGLSPIPKDIVFVIDVSGSMSGTKMKQTKAAMRSILRDLRPRDRFNIVAFSEAACVWQEGGSIPASASSIRSATRYIDALQADGCEYLHTQHRTDVVGTVCAVSPHGCEYCWMRSASLAHTRLYRVALFWLRDHTPSPPAPAVPAGTDINHALQVAAALLQHPAEEPRVALLLLLTDGEPTAGVTDGPRIVSNARRALSHSAALLFGLAFGADADFALLRRLAAASGGTARHIPEDADAAFRLTDVFQEIDSPLLQDVELTYPGTAAQLIAPKLFPGYFQGSELVVAGRLEPGTELLRIRASGRGDEGELHAHTEVVANVTELPPGCPRLPAELLGAFVCRLWAFVTIQELLRAQLGANSTAARRRLAAEATELSLRYHFVTPFTSLVVVTADDGGLSSPPSIATNGPTATPDVTGTPDGAVTAAVTVLGELGDHAVTGNAVPPTVQQRPPPQLQVPPVPWGGPSLPRGPGNAVLLQTDEAELLAPGVGSEEFVESLNPPVYVILTPTGLPDDEDATDLTRDVDVASSSPTFFTFSASVDGDPHFVARVQGTPYPLCFTLDGRPGDTLQLLTDPSLGLRVHGHLLSAPSWPSAPSRPRTFVSAVTILGHTVVITVTLHGVRVSGEGPPISLPFSRPTQLHLPPVTLLLGPGGRLHLQWGPRLELVVLRHRYSRPGALQRDHLGFYITNGSRLSPGAGGLLGRLRGIQLSPLGTPGTARLSRGEVTVMATLVTKELQVAQGTAQPGRCWLIPRSEVSVLLGGPYGDFLSPSSLLA